A genomic region of Candidatus Pseudomonas phytovorans contains the following coding sequences:
- a CDS encoding RNA polymerase sigma factor translates to MSSAQSPHADLVGALYRDHRSWLLAWLQRSMACRQRAEDLSQDTFVRLLGREQLDTPREPRAFLAAVAKGLMFDHFRRAALEQAYLAELALIPEAEQPSPEVQYLILEDLKAIDRLLGKLSSKARAAFLHNRLDGMGHAEIAERLGVSVSRVRQYLAQGMRQCYVALYGEPT, encoded by the coding sequence TTGTCTTCAGCACAGAGCCCACACGCCGATCTGGTCGGTGCGCTGTACCGCGACCACCGCAGCTGGTTGCTCGCCTGGCTGCAGCGCAGCATGGCCTGCCGCCAACGTGCCGAAGACCTGAGCCAGGACACCTTCGTGCGCCTGCTCGGCCGTGAGCAGCTGGACACGCCCCGCGAACCCCGCGCTTTTCTGGCTGCCGTGGCCAAGGGCCTGATGTTCGACCACTTCCGCCGCGCCGCACTGGAACAGGCCTACCTTGCCGAGCTGGCATTGATTCCGGAAGCCGAACAGCCCTCGCCAGAAGTGCAGTACCTGATCCTCGAAGATCTCAAAGCCATCGACCGCCTGCTCGGCAAGCTGTCGAGCAAAGCCCGCGCGGCGTTCCTGCACAACCGCCTGGACGGCATGGGCCACGCCGAAATCGCCGAGCGCCTGGGCGTTTCGGTATCCCGGGTACGTCAGTATCTCGCACAGGGCATGCGCCAGTGCTATGTGGCCCTGTACGGGGAACCGACGTGA
- a CDS encoding FecR family protein: protein MSNAPVSSRVLEAAIAWKLSLDDACGTPDERSEFMRWHAASEEHARAWRQLGAMDQRVSAAAGPARQALLQSRVSLRRRIGKAGSGLAGMFLLGSLLAWVGAPSLAPSYWLADQRTATGELRTLRLEDGTLLSLNTHTAVDIDYAGEQRVIVLHQGEISVETGHKDPRPLLVRTDDGRLRPLGTRFLVRRESAGTRLEVLQASVAAMAHNSGDEHVLHEGQQVLMNANGLGQVGTVPAGADAWTRGMLVVDNVRLGDLLATLGQYRGGHLGVDAKVADLRVTGSFPLTDTNLALESLVPALPVKIERHTQWWVNVVPK, encoded by the coding sequence GTGAGCAACGCACCGGTTTCGTCGCGGGTACTCGAAGCCGCCATTGCCTGGAAACTCAGCCTCGACGACGCCTGTGGCACCCCCGATGAGCGCAGCGAATTCATGCGCTGGCATGCAGCCAGCGAAGAGCACGCGCGTGCCTGGCGCCAGCTCGGCGCCATGGACCAGCGCGTCAGTGCGGCGGCCGGCCCGGCACGCCAGGCCCTGCTGCAATCACGCGTCAGCCTGCGCCGGCGCATCGGCAAGGCTGGCAGCGGGCTGGCCGGCATGTTCCTGCTCGGCTCGCTGTTGGCCTGGGTCGGCGCACCGTCATTGGCACCCAGCTACTGGCTGGCCGATCAGCGCACCGCTACCGGCGAGCTGCGTACCCTGCGTCTGGAAGACGGCACACTGCTTAGCCTCAATACCCATACCGCCGTGGATATCGACTACGCGGGCGAGCAGCGGGTGATCGTGCTGCACCAGGGTGAGATCTCGGTAGAAACCGGCCATAAAGACCCGCGTCCACTGCTGGTGCGTACCGACGATGGGCGCCTGCGACCACTGGGTACACGCTTCCTGGTGCGCCGCGAATCCGCAGGAACACGCTTGGAAGTGCTGCAAGCCTCGGTCGCCGCCATGGCGCATAACAGTGGTGACGAACACGTGCTGCATGAAGGCCAGCAGGTGCTGATGAACGCCAACGGCCTTGGCCAGGTCGGCACGGTGCCAGCAGGCGCCGATGCCTGGACCCGCGGCATGCTGGTAGTGGACAACGTGCGCCTGGGCGACTTGCTGGCCACGCTGGGCCAGTACCGCGGCGGCCACCTTGGGGTAGATGCCAAAGTCGCCGACCTGCGTGTAACCGGCAGCTTCCCGCTGACCGACACCAACCTGGCGCTGGAGTCGCTGGTGCCGGCATTGCCGGTGAAGATCGAGCGGCATACCCAGTGGTGGGTCAACGTCGTTCCCAAGTAA
- a CDS encoding TonB-dependent siderophore receptor: protein MSRAVDRILRPSLMALAIGLAAPLTSPALFAAEQSAPRAYDLPSAPLATTLNQIASQAGIALAIDPALVSGRTSAPVSGQYSGLGALQAALRGTGLQLQQSSVGSYSLVAVPDGTLALPETTVNATSAGESAWGPVEGYLAKRTAVGTKTDTALVEVPRSISVATRQQMSDRGVHSLDDAVRYMPGIVSASFGSDTRYDWMRVRGFEPTQFLDGLPLPRGVYANPKAETWNLDRLALLRGPASSIYGQTPPGGLLDMVSRRPQTESEHEIELQYGSDNHRQINFASTGKIDDEGRFLYGVSGVIRDGGTQIDHIDDKRYNIAPSLTWNIDEDTTLTLLTQFTRDDTGATSQFRPIQGTKIDMPFGKISHHKNLGDPDYEFYDRTYYALGYAFEHRINDVWQFRQNLRYTKTDLAFQTITPGSYYQPGGPVKDDGTVSRMSTNTDEDISQFAVDNNFQADFATGDITHTLLLGLDHQRINTNYLSIFGFNVPDSNVNNPVYGVPITRPDRSTAFYDYNQKSRQTGLYVQDQMALGNWRLTLGGREDWVHTGTKYLNQGDATNTQRDKKFSGNAAISYVFDSGFVPYLSYAESFQPASNASASATESFKPTEGQQWELGVKYQPPGSNTLLSAAVYDLTQKNVSVTNNVGGVTVTSQTGEVKVHGLELEAVSDVTENLKVIAAYTLAKSEVQDGIYKGNRLQLMPNQQASVWSDYTWHSGVLDGFGIGLGARYTGNTYGDQGNTYLGKAKAYTVFDASVHYDLGRLSSSLKGASVAVNATNLLNKDYLSTCDSYYCYYGDERSVVASANYKF from the coding sequence ATGTCCCGTGCCGTTGATCGTATCCTGCGCCCCAGTTTGATGGCCCTGGCCATCGGCCTGGCCGCCCCGCTGACCAGCCCTGCCCTGTTCGCCGCCGAACAATCCGCACCGCGCGCCTACGACTTGCCCAGCGCTCCTCTGGCCACCACGCTCAACCAGATCGCCAGCCAGGCCGGCATCGCCCTGGCCATCGACCCGGCACTGGTCAGCGGCCGCACCTCGGCCCCGGTAAGCGGCCAGTACAGCGGCCTCGGCGCCCTGCAAGCGGCCCTGCGCGGCACCGGCCTGCAGCTGCAGCAAAGCAGCGTCGGCAGCTACAGCCTGGTCGCGGTCCCGGATGGCACCCTCGCATTGCCGGAAACCACGGTAAATGCCACCAGCGCTGGCGAAAGCGCCTGGGGCCCGGTCGAAGGCTACCTGGCCAAGCGCACTGCTGTGGGGACCAAGACCGACACCGCCTTGGTCGAAGTACCGCGCTCCATCTCCGTTGCCACCCGCCAGCAAATGAGTGACCGCGGCGTGCACAGCCTGGATGATGCCGTGCGCTACATGCCGGGTATCGTCTCCGCCAGCTTCGGCAGCGATACCCGTTATGACTGGATGCGCGTGCGCGGTTTCGAGCCAACCCAGTTCCTCGATGGCTTGCCACTGCCACGCGGCGTGTATGCCAACCCGAAAGCCGAAACCTGGAACCTCGACCGCCTTGCACTGCTGCGCGGCCCGGCCTCCTCGATCTACGGCCAAACCCCGCCCGGCGGCCTGCTGGACATGGTCAGCCGCCGCCCGCAAACCGAAAGCGAGCACGAGATCGAACTTCAGTACGGCAGCGACAACCACCGCCAGATCAACTTTGCCAGCACTGGCAAGATCGACGATGAAGGCCGCTTCCTTTACGGCGTCAGCGGTGTGATCCGCGACGGCGGCACGCAGATCGACCACATCGACGATAAGCGCTACAACATCGCCCCGAGCCTGACCTGGAACATCGACGAAGACACTACGTTGACTTTGCTGACCCAGTTCACCCGGGACGATACTGGCGCCACCAGCCAGTTCCGGCCCATCCAGGGCACCAAGATCGACATGCCGTTCGGCAAGATCTCGCACCACAAGAACCTGGGTGACCCGGATTACGAATTCTACGACCGTACCTACTACGCGCTGGGCTACGCCTTCGAACACCGCATCAACGACGTGTGGCAGTTCCGTCAGAACCTGCGTTACACCAAGACAGACCTGGCGTTCCAGACCATCACGCCAGGCAGCTACTACCAGCCCGGTGGCCCGGTGAAAGACGATGGCACGGTAAGCCGCATGTCCACCAACACCGACGAAGACATCAGCCAGTTCGCCGTGGACAACAACTTCCAGGCCGATTTCGCCACCGGCGACATCACCCACACCCTGCTGCTCGGCCTGGACCACCAGCGCATCAACACCAATTACCTGTCGATCTTCGGCTTCAACGTGCCGGACAGCAACGTCAACAACCCGGTCTACGGGGTGCCGATCACCCGCCCGGACCGCTCGACGGCATTCTACGACTACAACCAGAAATCCCGTCAGACAGGCCTGTATGTTCAGGACCAGATGGCGCTCGGCAACTGGCGCCTGACCTTGGGCGGTCGTGAGGACTGGGTACATACCGGTACCAAGTATCTTAACCAAGGTGATGCCACCAATACCCAGCGCGACAAGAAGTTCAGCGGCAACGCGGCTATCAGCTACGTGTTTGATTCGGGCTTCGTGCCGTACCTTTCGTATGCCGAGTCGTTCCAACCTGCCAGCAATGCCAGCGCTTCTGCGACCGAGTCGTTCAAGCCGACCGAAGGCCAGCAGTGGGAGTTGGGCGTCAAGTACCAGCCACCGGGCTCCAACACCCTACTTTCGGCAGCTGTGTATGACCTGACCCAGAAGAACGTCTCGGTCACCAACAACGTGGGTGGCGTAACCGTCACCAGCCAGACCGGCGAAGTGAAAGTCCATGGCCTTGAGCTAGAAGCGGTTTCCGACGTTACCGAAAACCTAAAAGTGATTGCCGCTTACACCCTCGCCAAATCTGAAGTGCAGGACGGCATCTACAAAGGTAACCGCCTGCAATTGATGCCTAACCAGCAAGCCTCGGTATGGAGTGACTACACCTGGCACTCCGGCGTGCTCGACGGCTTCGGCATCGGCCTGGGTGCGCGCTACACCGGCAATACCTACGGTGACCAGGGCAATACCTACCTGGGCAAGGCCAAGGCCTACACCGTGTTCGATGCGTCGGTGCATTACGACCTCGGGCGCCTGAGCAGCAGCCTGAAAGGCGCGTCGGTTGCGGTCAACGCCACCAACCTGCTGAACAAAGACTACCTGTCTACCTGTGACTCGTACTACTGCTACTACGGCGACGAGCGCAGCGTAGTGGCCAGCGCCAACTATAAGTTCTGA
- a CDS encoding PepSY-associated TM helix domain-containing protein: protein MKSTTIRRWSVVHTWSSLVCTLFLLLLALTGLPLIFHHELEHLLGDAPELRVMPADTPHLDLQQLVLKAEQHRPGEVMQYFGYDEDEPNGVVAITAATAGTDPNLSHTFMLDARTGEAVAMPAANGGFMMIMLRLHVDMFAGLPGKLLLAFMGVLFIVAIISGTVLYAPFMRRLDFGTVRHDKSRRLRWLDLHNLIGVVTLAWALTVGVTGVISALSDLVIAAWRNDSLAAMVAPYRDAPPLTERAPATRLLEIAQQAAPGMRPDFIAFPGTRFSSEHHYAVFMNGATHLSSHLFTPVLIDARTLDVTAVGERPWYMDAMGLSQPLHFGDYGGRPMQILWAVLDVLTIIVLASGVYLWWGKQRRPREGKA from the coding sequence ATGAAAAGCACAACCATCCGCCGCTGGTCCGTGGTCCACACCTGGAGCAGCCTGGTCTGCACCCTCTTCCTGCTGTTGCTGGCACTCACCGGCCTGCCGCTGATTTTCCACCACGAACTTGAACACCTGCTCGGCGACGCCCCCGAACTGCGCGTAATGCCGGCAGATACCCCGCACCTCGACCTGCAGCAGCTTGTCCTGAAGGCAGAGCAGCACCGCCCCGGCGAGGTCATGCAGTACTTCGGCTACGACGAAGACGAACCCAATGGCGTGGTCGCCATTACCGCCGCCACCGCAGGCACCGACCCCAACCTGTCGCACACCTTCATGCTTGACGCCCGCACCGGCGAAGCGGTGGCCATGCCGGCCGCCAATGGCGGGTTCATGATGATCATGCTGCGCCTGCACGTAGACATGTTCGCCGGCTTGCCCGGCAAACTGCTGCTGGCCTTCATGGGTGTATTGTTCATTGTCGCAATCATCTCCGGCACAGTGCTCTACGCACCGTTCATGCGCCGCCTGGACTTCGGCACCGTACGCCACGACAAATCCCGCCGCCTGCGCTGGCTAGACCTGCACAACCTGATCGGCGTGGTTACCCTGGCCTGGGCGCTTACGGTGGGCGTGACCGGCGTGATCAGCGCCCTGTCCGACCTGGTCATCGCGGCCTGGCGCAACGACAGCCTGGCCGCCATGGTCGCCCCCTACCGTGACGCGCCGCCGCTCACCGAACGCGCGCCAGCCACGCGTTTGCTGGAGATTGCCCAACAGGCCGCCCCCGGCATGCGCCCGGACTTCATCGCCTTCCCCGGCACGCGCTTTTCCAGCGAGCACCACTATGCCGTGTTCATGAACGGCGCCACGCACCTCAGCTCGCACCTGTTCACGCCTGTGCTGATCGATGCCCGCACCCTCGACGTGACCGCAGTCGGCGAGCGACCCTGGTACATGGACGCCATGGGCCTGTCGCAACCGCTGCACTTCGGCGACTACGGCGGCCGCCCGATGCAGATACTGTGGGCTGTGCTGGATGTGCTGACCATCATCGTACTCGCCAGCGGCGTGTACCTCTGGTGGGGCAAGCAACGCCGCCCACGGGAGGGCAAGGCATGA
- a CDS encoding lipopolysaccharide kinase InaA family protein — MRLSELKEAGRSPSLPLSITLADAAGSADLQLLSLLRVLPGQRYVGAGVWRGTPVLAKLMVGGNAARHFQRELQGVKWLAEQGLTTPTLLADGLKEGEGGWLLFEFLDGAESLADAWAAVENLPVLADEQHLVLGEALTAVAHMHAQGLWQEDLHLDNLLRHGGKLYLIDGAGIKAETPGQQLSRPRVLENLGVFFAQLPKRLEPFIEELLVHYLLANAEHALPLEALQKQVGKVRSWRQKDYLEKAGRECSLFSVQRSLSGLQAIRRSEVDAMLPVLEQADALIDKGHLYKTGGAASVARIEVNGRKLVLKRYNIKNTAHWFKRFWRPSRAWHSWIEGHRLEFLGIATPRPLAVLEQRVMGLRSCAYLVTEYVDGPDLTACFAPYVENGEAPEEQVDALVQVMQQLIRERISHGDFKGHNLFWDNGQWSLIDLDAMCQHATQLSFAPAYARDRARLLRNWPSASALHQRLDRLLPKLTV; from the coding sequence ATGCGTTTGTCTGAACTGAAAGAGGCCGGGCGCAGCCCGTCGCTGCCCCTGAGCATCACCTTGGCGGATGCCGCCGGCAGCGCCGACCTGCAACTGCTCAGCCTGCTGCGGGTGCTGCCGGGCCAGCGCTACGTTGGTGCGGGTGTCTGGCGCGGTACCCCGGTGCTGGCCAAGCTGATGGTGGGCGGTAACGCCGCCCGGCATTTCCAGCGCGAACTGCAAGGCGTGAAGTGGCTGGCCGAGCAAGGCCTGACCACACCAACGCTGCTGGCCGACGGCCTCAAGGAAGGCGAGGGTGGCTGGCTGCTGTTCGAATTCCTCGACGGCGCCGAAAGCCTGGCCGATGCCTGGGCGGCGGTGGAAAACCTGCCGGTGCTGGCTGACGAACAACACCTGGTGCTGGGTGAAGCGCTGACGGCTGTCGCGCACATGCATGCCCAAGGCTTGTGGCAGGAAGACCTGCACCTGGACAACCTGCTGCGCCACGGCGGCAAGCTGTACCTGATCGACGGTGCCGGCATCAAGGCCGAAACGCCCGGCCAGCAGCTGTCGCGCCCGCGCGTGCTGGAAAACCTCGGGGTGTTCTTCGCCCAGTTGCCCAAGCGCCTGGAACCGTTTATTGAAGAGCTGCTGGTGCACTACCTGCTGGCCAATGCCGAGCATGCGCTGCCACTGGAAGCCTTGCAGAAGCAGGTGGGCAAGGTGCGCAGCTGGCGCCAGAAGGACTACCTCGAAAAGGCCGGTCGCGAATGCAGCCTGTTCAGCGTCCAGCGCAGCCTCTCGGGCTTGCAGGCGATCCGCCGCAGCGAAGTCGACGCCATGCTGCCTGTGCTGGAGCAGGCCGATGCGCTGATCGACAAGGGCCACCTGTACAAGACCGGAGGCGCCGCCAGTGTGGCGCGCATCGAGGTGAACGGTCGCAAGCTGGTGCTCAAGCGTTACAACATCAAGAACACCGCGCACTGGTTCAAGCGCTTCTGGCGCCCAAGCCGGGCTTGGCATTCGTGGATCGAAGGCCACCGCCTGGAATTTCTCGGCATCGCCACACCGCGCCCGTTGGCGGTGCTGGAGCAGCGGGTGATGGGCCTGCGCAGCTGCGCTTACCTGGTCACCGAATACGTCGATGGCCCGGACCTGACGGCATGCTTTGCGCCTTATGTGGAAAACGGTGAAGCGCCCGAAGAGCAGGTGGATGCCCTGGTGCAGGTGATGCAGCAGCTGATTCGCGAGCGTATCAGCCATGGCGACTTCAAGGGCCACAACCTGTTCTGGGACAACGGCCAGTGGTCGCTGATCGACCTCGACGCCATGTGTCAGCACGCCACTCAGCTCAGCTTTGCCCCGGCTTACGCCCGTGACCGGGCACGCCTGTTGCGCAACTGGCCGAGTGCCAGTGCCTTGCATCAACGGCTGGACCGGTTGCTGCCAAAGCTTACCGTGTAA
- a CDS encoding lipopolysaccharide kinase InaA family protein, with translation MTDYLASADLALLKRHGLDDFEALWALQLEAVDEPNTGRGGWSSVFRLELEGKGYYLKRQSDYLTRTLHRPFGEPTFAREFRNISRYQKLHIPALQAVFYGERKQGGKHRAILMTRALDEWADLDSLLAQWPQRGDAERTGILQACGQLARTLHGAGQVHGCFYPKHIFLRQRREGWDAQLIDLEKTRPLLFGMRDRLKDLEPLLRRAQAWSESDVRTLLATYLAQPADSMLVDTWLQRLTQRRREKEAR, from the coding sequence ATGACCGATTACCTGGCCAGCGCGGACCTCGCGCTGCTCAAACGCCATGGCCTGGACGACTTCGAGGCGCTGTGGGCGCTACAACTGGAGGCGGTGGATGAACCCAACACCGGCCGTGGCGGCTGGAGTAGCGTGTTCCGCCTGGAACTCGAAGGCAAGGGCTACTACCTCAAGCGCCAGAGCGACTACCTGACGCGCACCCTGCACCGGCCGTTTGGCGAACCCACCTTCGCCCGTGAGTTTCGCAACATCAGCCGCTACCAGAAACTGCACATTCCGGCCTTGCAGGCGGTGTTCTACGGTGAGCGCAAGCAAGGCGGCAAGCACCGGGCCATTTTGATGACCCGCGCGCTGGACGAGTGGGCAGACCTCGACAGCCTGCTGGCCCAGTGGCCACAGCGGGGCGATGCCGAGCGCACTGGCATCCTGCAGGCGTGCGGCCAGCTGGCGCGCACCCTGCACGGCGCCGGCCAGGTGCACGGCTGCTTCTACCCCAAGCATATTTTCCTGCGCCAGCGCCGTGAAGGCTGGGACGCGCAACTGATCGACCTGGAGAAGACCCGGCCATTGTTGTTTGGCATGCGTGACCGCCTCAAGGACCTGGAGCCGCTGCTGCGCCGCGCCCAAGCCTGGAGCGAGTCCGATGTGCGCACCCTGCTGGCGACTTACCTGGCACAGCCGGCTGACAGCATGCTGGTCGATACCTGGCTGCAACGCCTGACGCAACGGCGTCGTGAAAAAGAGGCCCGCTGA
- a CDS encoding lipopolysaccharide kinase InaA family protein, producing MAAWTLAPGYEHLAADFGSLDAVFAIQGERLTRDPLSEVVRIEREGVDYFVKRYTGAGKHMRRYLGRPRIKAEWQNLKQFAKWGIPTAEVVAWGLERNGLAFGRGAMITRGLPCTEDLSALAERNDPRLADRAWVDHISRQLARHTRVMHEHRFAHNDLKWRNLLVDDQGTLFFIDCPTGDFWRGFMWRHRMIKDLACLDKVAKYHLSATQRLRFYLQYRGRDRLNVRDKKRIRQVLGFFEGRE from the coding sequence ATGGCGGCTTGGACACTGGCGCCAGGCTACGAACACCTGGCGGCAGATTTCGGTAGCCTTGATGCGGTGTTCGCCATTCAGGGCGAACGGCTGACCCGCGACCCACTCAGCGAAGTGGTACGCATCGAGCGTGAAGGCGTCGATTACTTCGTAAAACGCTACACCGGGGCGGGCAAGCACATGCGCCGTTACCTGGGTCGGCCGCGGATCAAGGCCGAATGGCAGAACCTCAAGCAGTTCGCCAAGTGGGGTATCCCGACCGCCGAAGTGGTGGCCTGGGGCCTGGAGCGCAATGGCCTGGCGTTTGGCCGCGGGGCGATGATCACCCGTGGCCTGCCTTGCACCGAGGACCTCTCGGCGCTGGCCGAGCGCAACGACCCGCGCCTGGCCGACCGCGCCTGGGTTGACCATATCAGCCGTCAACTGGCGCGCCATACCCGGGTGATGCATGAGCACCGCTTCGCCCATAACGACCTGAAATGGCGCAACCTGCTGGTCGACGACCAGGGCACGCTATTCTTCATCGACTGCCCCACCGGCGACTTCTGGCGCGGCTTCATGTGGCGGCACCGGATGATCAAGGACCTGGCATGCCTGGACAAAGTGGCCAAATACCACCTGTCTGCGACCCAGCGCCTGCGTTTCTACCTGCAATACCGTGGCCGCGACCGGCTGAATGTGCGCGACAAAAAGCGCATTCGCCAGGTGCTGGGCTTTTTCGAGGGAAGGGAATGA
- the rfaP gene encoding lipopolysaccharide core heptose(I) kinase RfaP: MKLILAEPFKRLWAGRDAFEAVEALQGEVYRELEGRRTLRTEVAGEGFFVKIHRGIGWGEVFKNLLTAKLPVLGAGQEWRAIQRLHEVGVPTMTAVAYGERGCNPATQHSFIVTEELAPTVSLEDFSIDWVKQPPEPRLKRALIAEVAKMTGGMHRAGVNHRDCYICHFLLHTDRPVTADDFKLSVIDLHRAQTRAKISRRWRDKDLAALYFSALDIGLTQRDKLRFLRGYFQRPLRQVLKDEAALLAWLERKAQKLYDRKQRYGDAL; this comes from the coding sequence ATGAAGCTGATACTGGCCGAACCGTTCAAACGCCTGTGGGCCGGGCGCGATGCCTTCGAGGCCGTGGAAGCGCTGCAAGGCGAGGTGTACCGCGAGCTGGAAGGCCGCCGTACGCTGCGTACCGAGGTCGCTGGCGAGGGCTTTTTCGTCAAGATCCACCGCGGTATCGGTTGGGGCGAGGTGTTCAAGAACCTGCTCACCGCCAAGCTGCCGGTGCTCGGTGCCGGCCAGGAGTGGCGGGCTATCCAGCGCCTGCACGAAGTCGGCGTGCCAACCATGACTGCCGTTGCCTATGGCGAGCGCGGCTGCAACCCGGCCACCCAGCACTCGTTCATTGTCACCGAAGAGCTGGCGCCGACCGTCAGCCTGGAAGACTTCAGCATCGACTGGGTCAAGCAGCCGCCCGAGCCGCGCCTCAAGCGAGCGCTGATCGCCGAAGTGGCGAAAATGACCGGTGGCATGCACCGCGCCGGGGTCAACCACCGTGACTGCTACATCTGCCATTTCCTGCTGCACACCGACCGCCCGGTGACGGCGGATGACTTCAAACTGTCGGTCATCGACCTGCACCGCGCGCAGACCCGGGCCAAAATCAGCCGCCGCTGGCGCGACAAGGACCTGGCCGCGTTGTACTTCTCGGCACTGGACATCGGTTTGACCCAGCGCGACAAGCTGCGCTTTCTGCGCGGTTACTTCCAGCGCCCGCTACGGCAGGTCCTGAAGGACGAAGCTGCACTGCTCGCCTGGCTGGAGCGCAAGGCGCAGAAACTCTACGACCGCAAGCAACGCTACGGGGATGCACTCTGA
- a CDS encoding glycosyltransferase family 4 protein, translating into MQLAFVLYKYFPFGGLQRDFMRIALECQKRGHQIRVYTLIWEGDIPPGFEVLVAPVKAIFNHRRNEKLSAWMAADLAKRPVDRLIGFNKMPGLDVYYAADGCFEDKAQTLRGGLYRRWGRYRHFAEYERAVFAKDAHTEVLMISEVQQPLFIKHYGTPVERFHLLPPGISQDRRAPANAAEIRAEFRKEFNLGDDDLLLVQIGSGFKTKGVDRSLKALAALPSALRKRTKLMVIGQDDPKVFQLQSATLGLGDQVQFLKGRSDIPRFLLGADLLIHPAYNENTGTVLLEALVAGLPVLVSKVCGYAHYIAEADCGLVLDEPFEQEQLNSCLQRMLEDGQARADWSRNGLAFADTADLYSMPQHAADVILGQETA; encoded by the coding sequence ATGCAACTGGCTTTCGTGCTTTACAAATATTTCCCCTTCGGCGGGCTGCAGCGCGATTTCATGCGCATTGCCCTGGAGTGTCAGAAGCGGGGCCATCAGATCCGTGTGTACACGTTGATCTGGGAAGGTGACATTCCACCGGGCTTCGAAGTGCTGGTGGCGCCGGTGAAGGCGATTTTCAACCACCGTCGCAACGAGAAGCTCAGCGCCTGGATGGCTGCCGACCTGGCCAAGCGCCCGGTTGACCGCCTGATTGGCTTCAACAAGATGCCGGGGCTGGACGTGTACTACGCCGCCGACGGCTGCTTCGAAGACAAGGCGCAGACCCTGCGTGGCGGCCTGTACCGCCGCTGGGGCCGCTACCGGCACTTTGCCGAGTACGAGCGTGCGGTGTTCGCCAAGGACGCCCATACCGAAGTGCTGATGATTTCCGAGGTGCAGCAGCCGCTGTTCATCAAGCATTACGGCACCCCGGTGGAACGCTTCCACCTGCTGCCGCCGGGCATTTCCCAGGATCGCCGCGCGCCGGCCAATGCCGCCGAGATCCGCGCCGAGTTCCGCAAGGAATTCAACCTGGGTGATGACGACCTGCTGCTGGTACAGATTGGTTCGGGCTTCAAGACCAAGGGCGTGGACCGCAGCCTCAAGGCACTCGCCGCGCTGCCGTCGGCCCTGCGCAAACGCACGAAGCTGATGGTGATCGGCCAGGACGACCCCAAGGTGTTCCAGCTGCAGAGCGCTACCTTGGGCCTGGGCGACCAGGTGCAGTTCCTCAAGGGCCGCAGCGACATCCCGCGCTTCCTGCTGGGTGCTGACCTGCTCATTCACCCGGCGTACAACGAAAACACCGGCACCGTGCTGCTTGAAGCGCTGGTGGCTGGCTTGCCGGTGCTGGTGTCCAAGGTGTGCGGCTATGCCCACTACATTGCCGAGGCCGATTGTGGTCTGGTGCTCGATGAGCCGTTCGAGCAAGAGCAACTGAACAGCTGCCTGCAGCGCATGCTTGAAGATGGCCAAGCCCGTGCCGACTGGTCGCGCAACGGTTTGGCGTTTGCCGACACGGCTGACCTGTACAGCATGCCGCAGCATGCCGCTGACGTTATCCTGGGGCAGGAGACTGCATGA